In a single window of the Microscilla marina ATCC 23134 genome:
- a CDS encoding LytR/AlgR family response regulator transcription factor encodes MNVLVVEDERRTAELLTEFIEAKATYLVVQVLDSVEATVNYLKKHQTQIDIMFLDIQLADGQSFVVFEQVEVTIPVIFCTAYDEFVMKALKNNGIDYILKPFKEQDIYQSLAKVQNLQQALGKNHPNIPQVAQQILAQAPYPADQPTLQRSFLVRYRDKMVPVEVTKIAFFHLDNDTVHVYGFDGEKQAIFKRLDEIEAVIDRQLFFRINRQMIVNRVAVKDIEPYFNRKMVVNLHFAIPDKAIVSRLKVTPFLEWLERPR; translated from the coding sequence ATGAATGTATTGGTAGTAGAAGATGAACGACGAACTGCTGAATTGCTTACTGAGTTTATAGAAGCCAAAGCAACCTACCTGGTGGTGCAGGTGCTCGACAGCGTAGAAGCTACAGTAAATTACTTAAAAAAACACCAGACACAAATTGATATTATGTTTTTGGACATTCAGCTTGCCGACGGACAAAGTTTTGTGGTGTTTGAACAGGTAGAGGTAACCATACCTGTGATTTTTTGCACAGCTTACGATGAGTTTGTCATGAAAGCGCTCAAAAACAATGGCATTGACTATATTCTGAAGCCTTTCAAAGAGCAAGACATTTACCAATCGCTTGCCAAGGTTCAAAACCTACAGCAGGCATTGGGCAAAAACCACCCAAATATACCACAGGTAGCCCAGCAAATATTGGCACAAGCCCCCTACCCTGCTGACCAACCCACCTTGCAAAGGTCTTTTTTAGTGCGTTACCGCGATAAAATGGTTCCGGTAGAGGTAACAAAGATTGCTTTTTTTCATTTAGACAATGACACTGTTCATGTGTATGGGTTTGATGGAGAAAAGCAAGCCATTTTTAAACGCCTTGACGAGATTGAGGCCGTCATTGATCGTCAGCTGTTTTTTAGGATCAACCGCCAGATGATTGTAAACCGGGTGGCTGTCAAAGATATTGAACCTTACTTTAACCGAAAAATGGTGGTAAACCTCCACTTTGCTATTCCTGACAAGGCCATTGTCAGTCGTTTAAAGGTCACTCCTTTTCTGGAATGGTTGGAAAGACCGAGGTAA
- a CDS encoding ATP-dependent helicase: MYFIVSPIAANFFYNSLTVIAQGIQLEHVTTEEAPPTPTTEELHDLRSATIQLNALFYNLIKEITAKESQIFYSHFAQISFVCEAYDLDKSFEDEIHSWRILCRRTQRQDSFAPAPWQVMAGVQIVAGLVYHFSQETVPSELLNLYKDADLPSLYQRNDPAEKIDLLRAVILRTTGYELLNNGKGRCMLICETEHFGRACIQVTDTNYKAISQFGRFAQPYQTIHVTDLAVQPISESDEDTPKPLASNFRTTESSNLVLEPDYLVDASAIARCVDRFGGRSSYNYLLGNLRFFTGSEATFTGNLINEMLDQLIDNEEISYEDAFKGALYKSFLEAVFLKDKLRAIYLNLKTQFTTLKQFVKKYHQQRLTTEPTFLSSTYGLQGRLDVLIEHEEDQDKQNLKEIIELKSTKSVPPVRSKAWANDLVQVACYNLLLDDTFEARRGISAILYSQAEEGEHLRNCGKLNFEQQDALLLRNQMVFLDFMIARENSRIFDQLLNRIQAGKLPFYVIDDAKIFDEMWRSCREIDKAYFTAFAGLVVRENIAAKIGLTENDFQNGFANLWKNSREDKTANFSLLENLSLDFTRSDLDTSTLVFQRNQTRTSVTTFRKGDIAVLYPMNSDGSLSALKYQLLKCNIVHINAAEVSVQAWNKHIDEQFLQKHRHWVLEPNLLESGNRDLLASLAYYLSIPDKRKDMLLGQSQPRFGNLPGIEIERLNAEQNHILNQALAAQDYFLLQGPPGTGKTSAMLAQMVNHLFHHTEENIFLLAFTNRAVDEICKKIYPICQQRMIRLGSSKENAPYSLSNISKGKLVKEMHQVLVETNVFVSTVASFYKHLNLFSIKSFDTVIIDEASQLLEPHLCGVLPRFKRFILIGDEKQLPAVVTQDAEKCQTQQTDLHEMGIKDLSISMFERLLTNAQNRGWHDCYAMLTTQFRMHQDITQFVNEHFYKKLKIGTERQKASLQHPQGHTQSELEPWLNQHRLLFWASPLEPHNKINRVEAQRVVQLLHVVREMYGETFTAETVGVITPYRAQIAEIYGQLDEDLQNKVSIDTVERYQGSEREIIIISMAVNHPEQLKNLQAFNAEQTVDKKLNVALTRAREQVVLLGNEEVLREGVFYAKLIDFMQHKEG, encoded by the coding sequence ATGTATTTTATAGTATCTCCCATTGCCGCCAATTTCTTTTACAACAGCCTTACGGTAATAGCCCAAGGCATACAACTAGAGCACGTAACCACAGAAGAAGCTCCCCCTACACCTACCACCGAAGAGTTGCACGACTTGCGTTCGGCTACTATTCAATTGAATGCACTTTTTTATAACCTTATCAAAGAAATTACGGCGAAGGAATCCCAGATTTTTTACAGCCATTTTGCCCAAATTAGTTTTGTGTGCGAAGCCTACGATCTTGACAAAAGCTTTGAAGACGAGATTCATAGCTGGCGTATTTTGTGCCGCCGTACCCAGCGCCAAGACAGCTTTGCGCCTGCACCCTGGCAGGTAATGGCAGGAGTGCAAATAGTGGCAGGTTTGGTGTATCATTTTTCGCAAGAAACTGTGCCCTCCGAGCTATTGAATTTATACAAAGATGCTGACTTGCCCTCGTTGTATCAACGCAACGACCCGGCAGAGAAAATAGACTTGTTGCGGGCGGTTATTTTGCGTACTACAGGCTATGAACTGCTCAACAATGGCAAAGGGCGCTGTATGCTGATATGCGAAACCGAACACTTTGGCAGGGCGTGTATTCAAGTGACCGACACCAATTATAAAGCCATTAGTCAGTTTGGGAGGTTTGCCCAGCCTTACCAAACCATTCATGTGACCGACCTGGCAGTGCAACCCATCAGCGAAAGCGACGAAGATACTCCCAAACCACTGGCAAGTAATTTTCGCACTACCGAAAGCTCCAACCTGGTACTTGAACCTGATTATTTGGTAGATGCTTCGGCTATAGCCCGCTGTGTAGATCGATTTGGGGGGCGGTCGTCTTACAACTATTTGTTGGGCAATTTGCGGTTTTTCACTGGGTCGGAAGCCACCTTTACAGGAAACCTGATCAATGAAATGCTTGACCAATTGATTGACAATGAAGAAATAAGCTACGAAGATGCCTTCAAGGGGGCGTTATACAAGAGTTTCTTAGAGGCGGTTTTTTTAAAGGACAAACTCCGGGCAATTTACCTCAACCTCAAAACCCAGTTTACTACGCTCAAGCAATTTGTGAAAAAATACCACCAGCAAAGGCTCACTACCGAGCCCACTTTTTTGTCGTCTACTTATGGGTTACAGGGGCGGCTCGATGTGTTGATTGAGCACGAAGAAGACCAGGACAAACAAAACCTGAAGGAAATTATAGAGTTAAAAAGCACCAAAAGTGTGCCCCCGGTGCGCTCTAAAGCCTGGGCAAACGACTTGGTACAGGTGGCTTGTTACAATCTTTTGTTGGATGACACCTTCGAGGCACGACGGGGCATTAGTGCCATTTTGTACTCGCAAGCCGAAGAGGGAGAGCATTTGCGTAACTGTGGCAAGCTCAATTTTGAACAACAAGATGCCTTGCTATTACGCAACCAGATGGTGTTTCTGGATTTTATGATTGCCCGCGAGAACTCTAGGATTTTTGATCAATTGCTCAATCGGATTCAGGCGGGTAAGCTGCCTTTTTATGTGATAGATGACGCCAAGATATTTGACGAAATGTGGCGCAGTTGCCGTGAAATAGACAAAGCGTATTTTACGGCTTTTGCCGGATTGGTGGTGCGCGAAAACATAGCGGCTAAGATTGGGCTTACCGAAAACGACTTTCAGAATGGGTTTGCCAACCTGTGGAAAAACTCGCGAGAAGACAAAACAGCCAACTTTAGTCTGCTCGAAAACCTGAGCCTTGACTTTACCCGTTCCGACCTCGACACGTCTACCTTGGTTTTTCAGCGTAACCAAACCCGTACCAGTGTTACTACCTTTCGTAAGGGCGATATTGCCGTGCTGTACCCCATGAATTCCGATGGTAGCCTGTCGGCACTGAAATATCAATTGCTCAAATGCAACATTGTGCACATCAACGCAGCCGAGGTGAGCGTACAGGCGTGGAACAAGCACATCGACGAGCAGTTTTTGCAAAAACACCGCCACTGGGTGCTAGAGCCCAATTTATTAGAGAGCGGCAACCGCGACTTGCTGGCGTCGTTGGCTTATTACTTGTCTATTCCCGACAAACGCAAAGATATGTTGTTGGGGCAAAGTCAGCCACGTTTTGGCAACTTGCCAGGCATTGAGATTGAACGCCTCAATGCAGAACAAAACCATATTTTGAATCAGGCTTTAGCTGCTCAAGATTATTTTTTGCTACAAGGACCTCCGGGCACGGGCAAAACTTCGGCAATGCTGGCGCAAATGGTCAATCATTTATTCCACCACACCGAAGAAAACATATTTTTGCTGGCTTTTACCAATCGGGCAGTAGATGAAATTTGCAAGAAGATTTACCCTATATGCCAACAACGAATGATTAGACTGGGCAGCAGCAAAGAAAATGCGCCTTATAGCCTGAGCAACATCAGCAAGGGCAAGTTGGTCAAGGAAATGCATCAGGTTTTGGTCGAAACCAACGTATTTGTTTCTACCGTGGCATCATTTTACAAACATTTGAACTTGTTCAGTATTAAAAGCTTCGATACGGTGATCATAGACGAAGCATCGCAACTGTTAGAGCCGCATTTGTGTGGGGTGCTGCCTCGTTTTAAACGGTTTATCTTGATTGGCGACGAAAAACAGTTGCCCGCCGTGGTCACCCAGGATGCCGAAAAGTGCCAAACTCAACAAACCGATTTGCACGAAATGGGCATCAAAGATTTGAGCATTTCTATGTTTGAGCGGCTGCTGACCAATGCCCAAAACCGAGGCTGGCACGATTGCTACGCTATGCTTACTACCCAGTTTCGCATGCACCAAGACATTACCCAGTTTGTGAATGAGCATTTTTACAAAAAACTAAAAATAGGCACTGAGCGACAAAAGGCAAGCTTGCAGCACCCCCAGGGACACACCCAAAGCGAGCTAGAGCCCTGGCTCAACCAACATAGATTGTTGTTTTGGGCGTCACCGCTAGAGCCCCATAATAAGATTAACCGGGTAGAAGCCCAACGAGTGGTACAATTGCTTCACGTGGTAAGAGAGATGTATGGAGAGACCTTTACTGCCGAAACTGTAGGCGTTATTACGCCTTATCGTGCCCAAATTGCCGAGATTTATGGGCAACTCGACGAAGACCTGCAAAACAAAGTGAGCATTGATACCGTGGAGCGTTACCAAGGCAGCGAACGTGAAATCATCATTATCTCTATGGCAGTAAACCATCCCGAACAACTCAAAAACCTACAGGCTTTTAATGCTGAGCAAACCGTAGACAAAAAACTAAACGTGGCGCTTACCCGTGCCCGTGAACAAGTGGTGTTGTTGGGCAATGAAGAGGTATTACGAGAAGGGGTATTTTACGCAAAATTGATTGATTTTATGCAGCATAAAGAAGGGTAG
- a CDS encoding leucine-rich repeat domain-containing protein, which yields MDEQEVNTKIEHLLRSADKNNIELAFQLCVGLGGNYGSRVRIALRKYPVLCVRHGLELDFWQDLTELYLIMERLDKFPEEALQMFALKEISLNQNKITQIPLEITQLTRLEYLSLRHNQLTAVPAEIGQLTNLQTLNLSGNQLTALPAEIGQLQNLQYFTLEKNKLTTLPPEIYQLTNLIGLSIESNQIKELSPELKNLQCLEHLNIADNAFSERAIKQIQEWLSYTNISFFRYY from the coding sequence ATGGATGAACAGGAAGTAAATACCAAGATTGAACATTTGCTGCGGTCGGCAGATAAAAACAACATTGAGCTTGCGTTTCAGCTTTGCGTAGGGCTTGGAGGCAACTATGGCTCAAGGGTGCGGATAGCCTTGCGAAAATACCCAGTGTTGTGTGTAAGGCACGGGCTAGAACTGGACTTTTGGCAAGACCTCACCGAGCTTTACCTCATTATGGAGCGCCTGGACAAGTTTCCGGAAGAAGCTTTACAAATGTTTGCCCTCAAAGAAATAAGCCTGAACCAAAATAAAATTACGCAAATACCTCTAGAAATCACACAATTGACCCGCCTGGAATATTTAAGCCTCAGGCACAATCAACTGACTGCGGTGCCTGCCGAGATTGGGCAATTGACCAACTTGCAAACATTGAATTTGAGCGGCAACCAACTGACTGCTTTGCCTGCTGAAATAGGGCAATTGCAGAACCTACAGTATTTTACTTTAGAAAAAAATAAGTTGACCACCTTGCCCCCCGAAATTTATCAGCTCACCAACCTTATTGGGCTCAGCATTGAGAGCAATCAGATCAAAGAGTTATCGCCAGAGTTAAAAAACCTGCAATGTCTGGAACACCTCAACATTGCCGATAATGCCTTTTCTGAGAGGGCAATCAAACAAATACAAGAGTGGTTGTCGTACACCAATATTAGCTTTTTTAGGTATTATTAG